A stretch of DNA from Arachis hypogaea cultivar Tifrunner chromosome 19, arahy.Tifrunner.gnm2.J5K5, whole genome shotgun sequence:
ATATGATAATGTCATATACATGATTCTAACACTAATTAGTAACTAGAGCGGTGTTTCTATTGAGAAAGGAACATAAAGGATATTGATAGGtcaacatataatttaaaaatattttacaagctacttttaatattttataagttTTACTCTTTacctaatattatttttttggttttattcattaaattattatctgttaatataatttttattcatcTTTAATCACTACAAGAGAAACAGTACTTAGCAGCGGAAAATTGTCGGCGTTTCGCCTAATATTATTTATTTCGTTAACATAGTTTCattcattaaattattatatattaataatataacatTGACAAAAATAACAAGCAGAATCAaccattattttttagttttatctaACTTATATTCTAAAAGTACATTTTAAGATtaccaattaaaaaaatttgtatagaaaaaatataaaatttaattttttaatacattTGTTGTtcgtttattaaaataaaaatttaaaaatttttattagtgtaaccttaacatatatttttaaaatacaagtTAACtaaactcttaattttttttttcctataAAACAGAACTTACATGGTGaattttaatcaattaattacgTTAACCTCTACAGTtgcataattatattttaaataattcatTCTGATATTATGCCTGATCTTTAATGAAGGTGATCCTATTATTTTCTCAAATTCTCCATAACCCAAAATGCTACTTACCAAAAATAAATGGCCCAATCTTTCCATTAGCTTAGCTTGCGCTTGTAGCTGATATCTCAGCTATAAATATTGCCTACGAAGAACGACAAAAACAGCCTGAAGTGCAAACAAAGTAATTGTTAAAGGATCTATTTTGGTTCACGCTTGTATTGATAAAGAGAATTGACTACACCATTCTTTTACTTATTCTACAACATTATTTTGCCAATTCATCTgcaactttaaaattttttaatatatatctcaATGGCTCTGCTTCATGGCATAGCAATATGCCATTAAAGTGGTCCGACACACGTGAAAACTTTTCtatattatttagttattttcaccatattctaaattttttaagaaCTTTATCTATTGTTCGTACATTTCAATATTGTTGTACCATGAATTTTGAAGtgctattttaataatttatcctTAAATAAAGAGACAATTTAAAGGCTTTTATTCAattatattattatgtatttttagAACAAATATATTAACTGAAtcctgaaaaatatttgaaaagggaGGAAGAAAAATCCAGTATACCTGTCATGTGATGCTAAAATATtccttattatataatatataattttttttactatttctaAAACTTGAGCTGTACAACCCTTAGTTAATGTCATTTTAaataatttcacttttattaactttatacacatttaataaataaaaaaataaattatagacacattaatatttattgatacactaatagtaatagtaatagtagtaataataataataaaacaaatgaAACATACCCGAAGCTTACACAAGTCACTTACAAGTCAGGAAATTAAATCATGCCCCTTCCTCTTCAAGATTTCATGATCTAGAAGTAAAAATGAAATACTCCTCCCAATTAGGCTTCTTCCACTGTACTACACATACAACTATAATCGTTAATAATGCAAAGATAGATACATCAAATCATGTTCACCATTAACCTATGGAATTTGAGCTATTTCCACCAAAATTTTGTGCAGAGATTGTGGCTTGGAGAAGAAAGGACAGTGGTCACTgcctttgattttgaaaactccTTCAGGTGGGTTTTCCCTCACTAGCTTCTCTTGAACATCTGGTGAAAGGGCACGATCATCCAATGTCTGAATGTAAAACCGGCGGCCTCTACCATATTTGTTGGGCGATAAAGATAGCTTCTCCATGATAGGGCCAAGAGGGCTAGGTCTCATGGAAACCATGGCTAAAGCAACATCCTGAAATTGAAAATTACCTAGTTTCAAATTGAATGGATTCAGGCTTAATTTGATAAAACCTTTTGAAGAGGTGAACATCTCATTTTGTGTTTGATAAATCAACATGTGATTGTACTTGCCGTGTTTAAAAATTCAGTGTTTTCTAAAACATATAAGGAGGTGCTTTTTAAAGTTAACGTGTACTTATCAAAATTTATCATTATACTTATATCTATCATGgtttatttaaattctaaaaattattttaccaaaacataatttttattacTTGTGCTTATTGAAAgtcatttttagtttgatttaccATTTTTAAAAGGCTATCTTTCCGAAGTCagctttaataaattatttttagagaAAAATTGCCAAACCAGCCCTCAATAAGGAAATAATATGTACTGATGGTAACTTGAAAAAAGCTAATTCAAATTGTTACAAACCTAATTTATAGTtgagtattttaatttttcaaatatttatattttccaAGGTCATCCTGTGCTTGAAGTTTTTCCATGTAAGCTTTGTAGAACAAGAACCTATTTTGGTaaagttttgtcttttcaaaatGACTAAATTAGCTTATTAAAGATAGCTTTTGGTAACAACTATATttggaaaatcaaaataaaagtgacTTTCAATAAgcacaaattacaaaaattatatttaagaaaaatgcttttaacatttaaaatgactttaattaaaagaaatataataaaaagtaagaaTATAAAGAACGGCAAAAGGCAAATATTCTTAACCAAGATGAAATTAGGGGCAAGGGACTTCTAATAATGCATCTATTTTGATCCAACCAAATAAaggaaaaatataggtagacaatgagagtactaaacaatgtgaacaataaataTGTCGGATATTCAATTCAATAAGTATACAaatgattatgttcattatttttaattggatggttattccTTTTGATTCGGTTTACTCATGCACAATTAATAATGagtggatgttcaattcattaggtgtgCGGATGGTTATCCTAATGTTAGGGTTTAGGGGATAATTTGAGAGTAGAgtgtttttttactttattgggtcAATTCTAGAgcctattgttcacattgttcacaAAAGTCATTGTCTACCTAGCAAAACCCCCAAATAAAACACATAATTACAAACACCACATAGTGCCACAAAATTTTAGACTTTTATTCTCCATATTTCATCCAAACCCTTCAAAGCAGTCAAAGAAAAACTGCTCCCTCCAGCACACATCAAACACATTGATCCAAAAGGAAAGTCGATGTTAATAATGCATGAGCTACATTTCAGAGCTTTGGcttaataaaacataaattggaggtgaaataaaaaaaatgaacggGTTTGCAGCATGTCAGAAGGTTGATGAATTCTTAATCCAATCAGGTATTGCTGGCCCTTACACAGAGCAATGTTTCAAGAATAAACCTCTCCAAAttaagaaagaatgaaaaagaaaaaaaacaaaaacaaaaacaaaaaggaaaaggcAACATAAACAATTATACCAGAAGAGACCACCACTATATAGAAACCAAAGAATCTAGGAGGAAAATGTTAGAAATAGAGTTGCATCCATCATACCTTAGATGGGGACTGGTTAAAATATAACCCTTTCATCTGCTCTTTCTCAAACATAAATCCTGTGGGGGGCTTTTCTTTACCATTCCCATGTATCAAAAACTTGGATTCTTTCATAAAATGTTCAGCGGAGCCAAGCTGCAGAGTAGATAATGTGAGAAAAATTACACGTTCTTCATGGTAAAATGCAAAACAAGGTTAATCAAAACATTAAGATTTTCATAAGTTCTCTCAAAGCATCATTTTACAATAGTCATGGACAGTGACACCACTATGCGGCACATTAGAGCAATAAAACACTAGAAATTTATGTATTTAAGATGGTAAAAAGGGGGGGGAAACCATACAGTTTGCCAGAAAATTAGTTAAGACATCAAATTCTAGAATCTGAGTTATTGAAAACAAACAGTCATGACATTGTAAATTTGTGATGATAGAGTAAAATGCAACCTAATGATAAGCTAGTAAGGTATTTGAGGTTGCACTACCCAAAGACAGAAGTAAAAGGAAAGATGTAAGACCTTAGGAAAACCGTTCTATATTATCAACCCCTAAGAAGTGATCTATTCCAACCCAAGGTTCCTGAACTATTTGTGCCGCATAGTCGGCAACTTATACTCCACATAAAAAACATAATTGCCAAATGAATGGTTACGTAGTTGGAATGCTTAGTTGGGCActacatattatataaaaatgttttaGCATGTGTTATCATTAATTAAAGGTTGATTGGAGGATCTATTCACCATAAGTGAACCCTAAAAAGTTCAACTGATCATCACAAAGAAATTAACCAGGTACCTCGTCAGCGAAAACATCAAAAGGCCTTTGGCCATCAGTCACCATCGTAGCACAAAGGAAAATAGCTTTTGAAATCTTCTCTGAATAATGTTCCAATGCATAAGAAATGCAGGCACCACCAATGCTATGACCAATAAGAATAACCTGCAAGATTTCCATTTTCATTAAATACATAGATTAACATAGGGTAATGAGATGTGTCAAAGATAACATATTTTCAATGTCACAGTTTCAAACCTTTTCATCATCCGGAAGGTTTACAAGATAATCAGTTAAAGGTTTTGAATACTCTGCCAATGTTGTGACACTGTTAGCATCAGTGAGATCAATTCCAGAACCGGTAAGATCTAAGGCAATGGGAAGCAGGCCTGATTCTTCCAGTAGGGCAACAGTCTTGTACCAACACCATGCTCCAAAACCTTCTCCATGGATTAATACAAACTTCTTTATTTTAATGTTCTCCAGAATCTCTGGAACCTGTGCAAGATATGGGAAGCAAGAGAGCAGTAGAAATTAAGGAGGAATTATtttaatcatatgcataaatTGAAACTCCTAAGATTTCAATTGAGGAGGAATTTTtcgtaatttaaatttaaataacaagcaTAATCAACCTGCATTAACAAACATAATTAAGCACCAACACCTCAGTTGGTTTATCCAATGACAGTATTAATGGTACAACTGTTGAATGCCATCTAGTTCCAAACACAAAATCAGCCCTAATTCTCCCCTTAAACAACTATGCTAAACTTTCCTAAATGAGGCAAAATTACCTGCATTCTTCCATCAGGCTTTGGAATAATTGGAAGTCAAAATGCATTGGTAACTTATAAATGTCATGGTTTTCGTTTGAAACTCCAAACGCATGGCCAAAATCTACATGATTATAAGGTTTCAATACCCAAACCAAACATGCAGCTTCATACATATGCAACAACATGATTGCGATGCAAATTGCATAAAATAGAGTTTTGGAGACGACGGTGACAAGGCTTTGGTGGAGTCAGCACTGGGCAACTCAACCTACACAAGGCGGGCAGAGAAGTGGGGTACGTATATTGGTAAATAAATTGCATCTGCTTTTGAAAGCACGGTGAATTGGCCATGTACTTTTTCCAGATgcacctttaaaaaaaaaaaaaaagaaaaaaataaaggaaaaagttGCCCTTGGATACCTTTTCTAATACTTTTCGGCTATGGCCTGTCCTGTTGAGTGAAGTTGCTCCCACCACTAACAATTAACTATTTTTCCCCCTTTCCCTCCTACCCACGAGCTCCTCAAAGATCTTAATCATGACAAGCCACTTTTTGGCAGTGAAGAACTGATTGAAAAAAGAGGTGTCGCGGTTTGGTAGCGTACCTGTACCTGTTTATTGACGGAGAAAGAATCAGAGAGATTGCGCCTTCTGGAGCTCGTGGAGCCGATTCTCCTTGACATGGAACCTTCGAACCTCTGAGACAACTGATGCTGTTGGAGTGCCATGGAGAGTGCCTGTAGATGCAGGTCTTCCTCTGCCACCAGCTTCCTCTGTGATCTGCCCATTCTCTTGCTTCTCGATCCAACATCTTTCGTCTCCTTCTTTGTCATGCAAGTAAAACGATTCCCCATCTCTTCCTTCACCTTCACAATCACTTTGAAAGTTTAAAGTTCTCAGCTCTTCctctttcttattattattaattattattattattattattattatttcctctTCCACTACTATTCTGTCTTTTTCTTCTTCGTGGTTGCGGGAAGGAGTTGTTGAGGCATACAAGTTGTTGGCTTtaaatgcataaaaattaaacaaaaaatattagtattagtaatttagtatattatattattatgcgAATCAAACAACTCAGACTCTTGAACCCCAACCGATTTTAGAGCTATTAAATGCTTTATATCGTCTTTGAATATCAGGTTTTCAACAATACAAATATACAATAGtactcttcaaaaaaaaaaaaaaatagtagattAGTAATGTAGTAGTACTTGATTAGTTGATTTCATAATTTCCTTGTTGCTTTCTAATTAGTAATTACTATCTCTGCTGCTTCCAATTTTAACCTAATTCAGTAATTTAAccatttttccctttttctcttttggaaaaggaaattgtttttactttttaacttTACCATAATACCTGCAGTCAAGCATAAGTGCACAACAAATGCCATTATTTCTTGACTTTCATTTGATACTGTGAGCATTATTAATTGCTAGCGATAATATGGTAATGataataaatttgaaattaacctagatactaagtaacaaaataatatattttataaattatatataatgaatgaCATTGTAGAAAAATAAATTGGACACTAAATTACTCTTATATTTcttatttagaataaaatattatttttgtcctcaacgttttgGGTAAGttccaaagttgtccctaacatttcaattgtcctatttaagtccctaatgtttcaaaattgactcaatattgtcctgccgttagagatccgttaacagaattgacggcgagacaaaattgagacaattttgaaacgttaaggacttaaatagaacgaaaacgttaggaacaaaaacgatacataaaaataaattttaatttaattttatctttcaataatattatcttttaattacatctaaataaattacacttaatcacattacttttattttaaataaatttatttttttataattttaaagaattttgatacattagagacaaaaggtataatttatattttattgtatatatatttatttttttcttttctacaagtttatatactagtcattctacaaacatttcatgataactaaaagtttttaagagtaaaattaaaaaaaattaatttatttaaaatgaaagtaatataattaagtgtaatttacttaaatgtgattaaaaaataattgaatacttttttttaagaaagaaGCTCAAACAATAACAAACGAACCAAGTAAACCATAAACTAAGCTATCCAACTCCAAGTAAGACTACTGTTTATCCCATTGTCATCTccgacattgccatcaacaacaaaaaggaTCTACATCTAACCACTCCTGATAGTTCATGAAAGACATATGGATGACCTCAACAACCCATTTTCCTTTGTTCTGGAAAATCCTTCTATTCCTTTCTAGCCAGATGTTTCAGATAATCGCACAAAAATCCATCAACCACCTCTTGCGCTCCTCCTTGCTAGCTGATATCTCAGTCCAACTTATAAAATGTTCCTTTAGCGTTTCCGGGCATGATCATTGCCTTCCAACAAATGCTAACCAAGCACACCAAACCTGCCAAGAAAAATCACAGCCAAGGAACAAGTGGTGAACATATTCAATACTCTTGTTACAAAACACACATAGAATATCTTCCTGGTGGATGACTCCCAACCGACTCAGCCTCTCCTTCGTATTGACCCTACCAGTCAATACAAACCAGACAAACAGTTCAACTCTTGGTGGAACTAAACCTTTCCAAATTGTCCTTGTAAAGTTGTAGCTTGTTATATCCTTTGGAAGGTTGTCCTCCTGTAGTACCTGCATAAAAGATTTAGTAGAAAAGACCCCTTGTTTATCAAATTTCCATACAACTCGATCCTTACTACCGTAAGCCAGTTTGACCAGTCTTAATGCCTCATGCAATTGGTTCACTAGATCCAATTCCCATTAGAATAGCTctcgcctccattggaagttTCGTATCCACTCAACCTCATCCCAAAACCCGCAATCCCCTATAAAAGATCCTCTTTGGTTTGAGACTGAGAAAATCCTCAGAAACTGGACTTTCAGAGCACCACCACGCAGCCAGACATCCTCCCAGAACCGAGTCCCTCTTCCATCACCAACCTCCATAGCCAGCCCAGTGATTATCTTCTGTCTTACTTGCTGACTCGTGAATTGTATATGGCAGATATCCTTCCAAGGGCCCCTTGCTAGGTAAAGTCTGAGAGGACAACAAGACATCTGGGTTCAGGTTATTACAAGCACAAACCACCTTCTTCCACAGCgggcaatcctcctttgaaaagcGCTACCACCACTTAAAGAGAAGGGATGTGTTCCGTAGCATGGCATCTCCAACACCCAACCCACCGAATTTTTTGGGCGCCTGCACTACTCCCACGTTACCAATGCCATACCATTCCTaccatcctccttactccataAAAATCTTTTCTATAAGGAAATAAGCTTATCCGCAACAGCCTTTGGCAtcctatgtatagtaaaaaattgatataattgaatactatgtataataaaaaattgatattattgaaggataaaattaaaatttatttctatgtatcatttttgtccccaatattttcgtcatatttaagtccctaacgtttcaaaatcgtctcaattttgtcccgctgtCAACTCTATTAacagatccctaacggcaggacaacattaagtcaattttgaaacgttagggacttaaataggacgattgaaacgttagggacaattttaggacttaccccaaacgttgaggacaaaaaagATACTTTACTATCTTATTTATAATAAGGTGAAAACTCAAGTAAAATggattttatgtgaagttgataagtcattagatgatttaactgatttaactaaattttcatctaatagtTCTTAACTATTAACTTTACGTAAAATCAActacacctgagttttcaccttataaTAAACATATAATAAAAGGTATTTTGGAAAAATAATTTGAACAtcaaactatttttttatatctcttttatataataaataaataaattaaatatataattaagaatgttttaaaaaaataatttagacatCAAACTACTCTTATATCCAcctatatataatagtatatgataaaaaacattctaaaaaaataattgacgTATCAAACTATTctcgtattttttttatataataaatataatagatagataaatagatagatagataaaagATAGTTTAACATATTAACTTACACatatctaataatatatattttataaattaaatatgtataataattataaaatgttaaaataataaatatttagtattttatttaaaatttaaatttgaaaaaattatacactaatttttcgtattctttttatataatagaaaatcagctaataaattaatttgcAACGTTTTGCTTAatatatacttttattttaatatgtaaataaaattaattataatatagatattttatattttaattaacaaattttGAAGTTCTAATTTTAAATCTTATAAACAATTTAGAAAAAAGGAAATAGTATATTCTTTTAGGAGATGATAATGGCACTTATTTCTAGAACAGTGTTTGGATCAGGGGGTTACTACCTGTACAGCAAATGCGCATAAGTACAGGGAGGGAATTAGATGGTAGAATGCTAGTAAAGAAAGTTGTTAATGCTGACGGTGATTGAAAAACTTTTCCGTTGGCTGAACACTAAATGAGGACATTAAAAAAAGATCAGGACAATTCCTCCaaaattttataacaaatattaaataactaataatgacataatctcaataatattttaaaaaattaaccataatataataataaaaataaaattataaattagttaaaataaataaataaatcacattttaaatataaaatatttattaaataataataataatatataaataatataaaaatatataacaaattgaatatatataattataaatataataataaaataataatattataacacattGTACCATTTGGATTAGATTGAATTTGTTATAAAAACTAGATGTAAAATTTGATTCGATCtaacaatttataaaaaatagaatttaattaaatctaaattaatgtaattttaatCTGCTttcaatttgaattgaattgaataaacAGTTTAATTTGAATGGATTTAGATTTAAACACTCCCATTCACCATGCTTTGATTTGGGGAAGGATATAATATAATGGAACCTCACGGCAGATGGAGATTTCAGTAAATAGTTCTTACACATCTTTGGTAACAATGGTGCAGCCCATGATCATGTTTGGGATATTATTTAGGGTTGGCATGGGCCCTAACGTGTTAAATGCTTCATGTGGCTCACTATCCACCAAAGGCTTATGAATTTACAaagaaggaaaatatttttggaacaaACCCAAAATGTCACTTCTGCAATAACACTAAAGAATCCCACAACCATGTTCTAAGGGACTACTCCAAAGCTTCAAGATTCTAAGGGAAAAACATCCTCCCAATACACCTCAACCTATTCTTTACAGCTCTCTTTGATGCATGGATTAAGTGGAATCTCACATCGGATCATGGCTAATCCAAAAAAGTACAATGACATTCTTTCTTCATGGTGTTTTATTGGTGGATTTGgggatggagaaataagaaaatatccTTCTTTTAGAGACCAACTGATTCCGTTCATATCATCTTGGAGTACATTCGGTCTATAGATAATGTTTCCAAAAATACTCAAAAGCTCCTTCCATCGATCAGAAGAACAAAGGAACTTATAGCGTGGCATCCTCCTTTGATGGATTGGATAAAGTTGTATACTGATAGAGCAACATTGGTAATCCTGAAAAAGCTAGTTGTGAAGGGCTCATTCAGGATCATCTAGGGAGATGGATAGCGGGTTACAAAGCTAACTTAGAGATTTGCACGACAATTATGGCTGAATTCTGAGACATGCTTCACAGCTTTAAAATGGCTTAGAATTTGGGGTTTAAATCTTGAATCAGATTCAAGAGTTGCAATACTAACAGTAGAGAGTAAAGACAAACTTGATTAACATCCTAAGAGTGTTGCTAGACATATAACTTCCTATGCTCCCATCTCAGGTATTGAGATTTGGAAATTCAATATATGTACAGATTGACTCAATGACATGACAAAGCCACAAGAATTTTTGTAGATATTCCTCGTATAGACTTTAGACTGATAattgatgatgaattgatgattgtaGAAGGGTGTCGTTACTCCAAAATATTGCAGCTGCATAATTTCTTGGACCTAGGtcctatttcaataaaaaaaagttaagtcCTGCATAATTCCAAAGGTGAATCGAGGTTGTGGGTAACAAATCCCacaaaataatacaaatataagtaaataaaaatttacaataCATATTTATTTGGTACTAAATTTTAACACATTTTAAAGAAAATCTTACATTTTAAGCTATTCAAGTTGTGATGTTGATGATTTAATGGATCAAAATGGAAGGgattaagagagaaaaaaaaaagtttttctcattgttaaaaaaaatgaaaaatttcctAATCCCCTTAAAAAAT
This window harbors:
- the LOC112752103 gene encoding putative methylesterase 12, chloroplastic isoform X1, with the translated sequence MGNRFTCMTKKETKDVGSRSKRMGRSQRKLVAEEDLHLQALSMALQQHQLSQRFEGSMSRRIGSTSSRRRNLSDSFSVNKQVQVPEILENIKIKKFVLIHGEGFGAWCWYKTVALLEESGLLPIALDLTGSGIDLTDANSVTTLAEYSKPLTDYLVNLPDDEKVILIGHSIGGACISYALEHYSEKISKAIFLCATMVTDGQRPFDVFADELGSAEHFMKESKFLIHGNGKEKPPTGFMFEKEQMKGLYFNQSPSKDVALAMVSMRPSPLGPIMEKLSLSPNKYGRGRRFYIQTLDDRALSPDVQEKLVRENPPEGVFKIKGSDHCPFFSKPQSLHKILVEIAQIP
- the LOC112752103 gene encoding putative methylesterase 12, chloroplastic isoform X2 — protein: MGNRFTCMTKKETKDVGSRSKRMGRSQRKLVAEEDLHLQALSMALQQHQLSQRFEGSMSRRIGSTSSRRRNLSDSFSVNKQVPEILENIKIKKFVLIHGEGFGAWCWYKTVALLEESGLLPIALDLTGSGIDLTDANSVTTLAEYSKPLTDYLVNLPDDEKVILIGHSIGGACISYALEHYSEKISKAIFLCATMVTDGQRPFDVFADELGSAEHFMKESKFLIHGNGKEKPPTGFMFEKEQMKGLYFNQSPSKDVALAMVSMRPSPLGPIMEKLSLSPNKYGRGRRFYIQTLDDRALSPDVQEKLVRENPPEGVFKIKGSDHCPFFSKPQSLHKILVEIAQIP